Proteins from a single region of Nocardiopsis dassonvillei subsp. dassonvillei DSM 43111:
- the holA gene encoding DNA polymerase III subunit delta, whose product MPAPALLTIIVGDEELLVDRAVASVVAAVREADPGVDVHDLVPAQVGMSTLVEVTSPSLFGDRRVVVLRSSQDLTKDLAATVTDYLGDPADDVNLVLTHAGGNKGKALLQAAVKAGAHRVDCKGPSKPAERVAFVKGEFSQAGRQITADAAQALVDAVGSELREIAAACTQLIADTEGRVDAAAVARYHSGRAEASGFTVADRAVEGRLPEALEQLRWSLAVGTAPVLINSALAGAVRGIAVAAQPPRGMSEADLAKRAKVPPWKLRTLRQQARGWSPAGVTRAMAVVAETDALIKGAGRDPEYALERAVIEIARARGTR is encoded by the coding sequence ATGCCTGCACCCGCCCTGCTCACGATCATCGTCGGGGACGAGGAACTCCTCGTCGACCGTGCCGTCGCCTCCGTCGTCGCGGCGGTCCGCGAGGCCGATCCCGGCGTGGACGTCCACGACCTGGTGCCCGCCCAGGTGGGGATGTCCACACTCGTCGAGGTGACCTCGCCCTCGCTGTTCGGCGACCGGCGGGTGGTGGTACTGCGCTCGTCCCAGGACCTGACCAAGGACCTGGCGGCGACCGTCACCGACTACCTCGGGGACCCTGCCGACGACGTCAACCTCGTGCTCACCCACGCGGGCGGCAACAAGGGCAAGGCACTGCTCCAGGCCGCGGTCAAGGCGGGCGCCCACCGTGTGGACTGCAAGGGGCCGAGCAAGCCCGCCGAACGGGTGGCCTTCGTCAAGGGCGAGTTCTCCCAGGCGGGGCGCCAGATCACCGCCGACGCCGCGCAGGCGCTGGTGGACGCGGTCGGCAGTGAGCTGCGCGAGATCGCGGCGGCCTGCACCCAGCTGATCGCCGACACCGAGGGCCGGGTGGACGCCGCGGCGGTGGCCAGGTACCACTCCGGCAGGGCGGAGGCCTCGGGGTTCACCGTGGCCGACCGCGCCGTGGAGGGGCGCCTGCCCGAGGCGCTGGAGCAGTTGCGCTGGTCGCTGGCGGTGGGTACCGCCCCGGTGCTCATCAACAGCGCGCTGGCCGGTGCGGTGCGCGGCATAGCCGTGGCCGCCCAGCCGCCGCGCGGCATGTCCGAGGCGGATCTGGCCAAGCGCGCCAAGGTCCCGCCGTGGAAGCTGCGGACCCTGCGTCAGCAGGCGCGGGGGTGGAGCCCGGCGGGGGTCACCCGGGCCATGGCGGTGGTCGCCGAGACCGACGCCCTCATCAAGGGCGCCGGACGCGACCCCGAGTACGCGCTGGAGCGGGCCGTCATCGAGATCGCCCGGGCCCGCGGCACGCGTTAG
- a CDS encoding ComEC/Rec2 family competence protein, with protein MTTWLGTDAYGLDEPPDLRLLAPAATAWLAALAALSAPPWAAWSLAGVAGAGAAVVLLAAARPPLEAVALTAAASLACAATVAAVAGVQVHRVERSAAGEAAEQGREAEFEAVVTSDPRPRSGTPRPGRAGWVIDARTAWVRSGGTERASAAPVVVLASEEEWRELLPGQTFRARGVFLGTEDDPLTAALVLVRGPPEEVGRPGGLQSFAGLVRERLREASSGLSQPEAGLLPALIVGDASGVPPETAEDFRETGMTHLLTVSGANLAVLTGFVLALTRLLRTPPWCSVAGGAAVIWVFVLVCRPEPSVVRAAFMGSLGLLALATGRAHAGLGALAVTVVGVLFVAPGLAASFGFALSVLATAGILLLVPPWTRAWSARLPRPVAEALAVALAAQVAVSPVLVLLSGELSWIAVPANVLAAPVVAAVTVAGTAVAALAVVWPGAAAVAAHLPGLGVSWIAAVAGAGARVPHGALAWRSDLVGGLVLAAVLAALVFTHGRLRRVVAAVVAAVLLLALAARCVPGGWPPPGWALVACDVGQGTAFVLSAGPGSAVVADTGEDPDRVDDCLGRLGVREVALLILSHDHADHVDGTPGVLRHRSVGAALAPPGFGESGTGRLLAEAGVRLLEAARGQRLRVGPWLLRVLWPEPGFTGSVNDSSVVVRADGTALTVLLTGDIEEEAQGRLLEGPNADLLRVTVLAVPHHGAGSQEPAFLEATDPVVSVTSVGADNTYGHPAPFTWNILERVARVNLRTDRDGDVAVLDGGGSGPGQAVVRGPDPAR; from the coding sequence GTGACGACATGGCTGGGGACGGACGCCTACGGGCTGGACGAGCCGCCCGACCTGCGCCTGCTGGCGCCCGCGGCGACGGCCTGGCTGGCCGCGCTGGCGGCGCTCTCCGCCCCGCCGTGGGCCGCGTGGTCCCTGGCCGGGGTCGCGGGGGCCGGTGCGGCGGTGGTGCTCCTGGCGGCGGCGCGTCCGCCGCTGGAGGCGGTGGCGCTCACCGCCGCGGCGTCGCTGGCCTGTGCGGCCACGGTGGCGGCGGTGGCCGGTGTGCAGGTGCACCGGGTGGAGCGGAGCGCGGCCGGGGAGGCGGCGGAGCAGGGGCGCGAGGCGGAGTTCGAGGCCGTGGTGACGTCCGATCCGCGCCCGCGGTCGGGGACTCCCCGGCCGGGCAGGGCGGGCTGGGTGATCGACGCCCGTACCGCGTGGGTGCGGTCCGGGGGGACCGAGCGGGCGTCCGCGGCGCCGGTGGTGGTCCTGGCCTCGGAGGAGGAGTGGCGCGAACTGCTGCCCGGGCAGACCTTCCGGGCGCGGGGCGTCTTCCTCGGCACGGAGGACGATCCCCTCACCGCCGCCCTGGTCCTGGTGCGCGGGCCGCCGGAGGAGGTGGGGCGGCCCGGGGGGCTGCAGAGCTTCGCCGGTCTGGTGCGGGAGCGGCTGCGGGAGGCCTCCTCGGGGCTGTCCCAGCCCGAGGCCGGGCTCCTTCCCGCGCTGATCGTCGGCGACGCGTCCGGGGTGCCGCCGGAGACCGCCGAGGACTTCCGGGAGACCGGGATGACGCACCTGCTGACCGTCTCGGGGGCCAACCTGGCGGTGCTGACCGGCTTCGTGCTGGCGCTCACCCGGCTGCTGCGGACGCCCCCGTGGTGCTCGGTGGCGGGCGGCGCGGCGGTGATCTGGGTGTTCGTCCTGGTGTGCCGCCCGGAGCCGAGCGTGGTACGCGCGGCGTTCATGGGGTCGCTGGGTCTGCTGGCGCTGGCCACGGGGCGCGCCCACGCGGGGCTCGGTGCGCTGGCCGTCACGGTCGTCGGGGTGCTGTTCGTCGCGCCGGGGCTGGCCGCCTCCTTCGGGTTCGCGCTGTCGGTGCTGGCGACCGCGGGCATCCTGCTGCTGGTGCCGCCGTGGACGCGGGCGTGGTCGGCGCGCCTGCCGCGTCCGGTGGCGGAGGCGTTGGCGGTGGCCCTGGCCGCGCAGGTGGCGGTCTCGCCCGTGCTGGTCCTGCTCTCGGGCGAGCTGTCGTGGATCGCGGTTCCGGCCAACGTACTGGCCGCTCCGGTGGTCGCGGCGGTGACGGTGGCGGGGACGGCGGTGGCGGCACTGGCGGTGGTGTGGCCGGGGGCGGCGGCGGTGGCCGCGCACCTGCCCGGGCTGGGGGTGTCGTGGATCGCGGCGGTGGCCGGTGCGGGCGCGCGGGTGCCGCACGGCGCGCTGGCGTGGCGGTCGGACCTGGTGGGAGGGCTGGTCCTGGCCGCCGTGCTGGCGGCGCTGGTGTTCACGCACGGGCGGTTGCGCCGTGTCGTGGCCGCCGTGGTGGCGGCCGTGCTGCTGCTGGCCCTGGCCGCGCGGTGCGTGCCGGGCGGATGGCCGCCCCCGGGGTGGGCCCTGGTGGCGTGCGACGTGGGCCAGGGCACCGCGTTCGTGCTGTCGGCGGGCCCGGGCTCGGCGGTGGTCGCCGACACCGGCGAGGACCCGGACCGGGTGGACGACTGCCTGGGGCGGCTGGGAGTGCGCGAGGTCGCGCTGCTGATCCTGAGCCACGACCACGCCGACCACGTGGACGGAACGCCCGGGGTGCTGCGGCACCGGAGCGTGGGGGCCGCGCTGGCGCCGCCGGGGTTCGGGGAGAGCGGCACGGGGCGGCTGCTGGCCGAGGCCGGGGTGCGGTTGTTGGAGGCCGCGCGGGGTCAGCGGCTGCGGGTGGGGCCGTGGCTGCTGCGCGTGCTGTGGCCCGAGCCCGGCTTCACGGGTTCGGTGAACGACTCCTCGGTGGTGGTCCGGGCGGACGGGACGGCGCTGACGGTGCTGCTGACCGGTGACATCGAGGAGGAGGCGCAGGGAAGGCTGCTGGAGGGACCGAACGCCGACCTGTTGCGGGTGACCGTGCTGGCCGTGCCCCACCACGGGGCGGGGAGCCAGGAACCGGCCTTTCTGGAGGCCACCGACCCGGTGGTGTCGGTGACCTCGGTGGGCGCGGACAACACCTACGGGCATCCGGCGCCGTTCACGTGGAACATCCTGGAACGGGTGGCGCGGGTGAACCTGCGCACCGACCGGGACGGGGACGTGGCCGTGTTGGACGGCGGCGGTTCCGGGCCCGGGCAGGCCGTGGTGCGCGGGCCCGACCCCGCACGGTAG